The following are encoded in a window of Halorarum salinum genomic DNA:
- a CDS encoding cupin domain-containing protein: MSYSKENYGDVEPQAPGMHFLRDALDCERLGLTVVEGDGEWSGMEHDHAEEDHEEVYLLMEGSGTLTVDGEDVDLDPGDAVRVAPSSTRTYEFDERSRMVVVGAP, from the coding sequence GTGAGCTACTCGAAGGAGAACTACGGCGACGTCGAACCGCAGGCGCCCGGCATGCACTTCCTCCGGGACGCGCTGGACTGCGAACGCCTCGGGCTCACCGTCGTCGAGGGCGACGGGGAGTGGAGCGGGATGGAACACGACCACGCGGAGGAGGACCACGAGGAGGTGTATCTCCTGATGGAGGGCTCGGGGACCCTCACCGTCGACGGCGAGGACGTCGACCTCGACCCGGGCGACGCGGTCCGCGTCGCGCCCTCGTCGACCCGGACGTACGAGTTCGACGAGCGGAGCCGGATGGTCGTCGTCGGCGCCCCCTGA
- the gcvPA gene encoding aminomethyl-transferring glycine dehydrogenase subunit GcvPA, with amino-acid sequence MSGRTTGTPFAPHTPGTTAEMLEAVGADSEADLFDIPESVAFDGEFDVPARSERDVVADLRRTFARNDDLVEFLGRGHYGHYVPALVDDLSSRSEFLTSYTQYQPEITQGFLQALFEYQSMLVELTGLPVANCSMYDAATALAEAALLSERVRSTSGDVVLVPEALRDGKRSTLDNYVDGSPLSVETYPYDDGNVDLDALAERLDGDVCFVYAENPTVTGAIEEGLDAVGDLVDDHDALFCVGSDVVALGLLREPASVGADVVVGEAGALGLPTAYGMGLGLFACREKFLRQVPGRLVGASEDAAGMRAYTLTLQTREQHIRKQRATSNICTNQAWVALRTAMHLAMLGASGLADLAEDCVRNARDLAADLDGIEGVTAPLHDRHHVREFAVGVDGAPAVAEGLREAGYAVHVLDDDTLQVCVTDLNAGEADGLVAAFAEVTGR; translated from the coding sequence ATGAGCGGACGGACGACGGGCACCCCCTTCGCCCCGCACACGCCCGGGACGACCGCGGAGATGCTGGAGGCCGTCGGCGCCGACTCGGAGGCCGACCTGTTCGACATCCCCGAGTCGGTCGCCTTCGACGGGGAGTTCGACGTCCCCGCTCGGAGCGAGCGGGACGTCGTCGCCGACCTCCGGCGGACGTTCGCCCGCAACGACGACCTCGTCGAGTTCCTCGGGCGCGGCCACTACGGCCACTACGTGCCGGCGCTCGTCGACGACCTCTCCTCGCGCTCGGAGTTCCTCACGAGCTACACCCAGTACCAGCCGGAGATCACCCAGGGGTTCCTGCAGGCGCTGTTCGAGTACCAGTCGATGCTGGTGGAGCTGACGGGGCTCCCGGTCGCCAACTGCTCGATGTACGACGCGGCGACCGCGCTCGCCGAGGCTGCTTTGCTCTCCGAGCGCGTGCGCTCGACCTCGGGCGACGTCGTGCTCGTGCCGGAGGCGCTCCGGGACGGGAAGCGCTCGACGCTCGACAACTACGTCGACGGCTCGCCGCTCTCGGTGGAGACGTACCCGTACGACGACGGGAACGTCGACCTCGACGCGCTCGCGGAGCGCCTCGACGGGGACGTCTGTTTCGTCTACGCGGAGAACCCGACGGTCACGGGCGCCATCGAGGAGGGCCTCGACGCGGTCGGGGACCTCGTGGACGACCACGACGCGCTGTTCTGCGTCGGCAGCGACGTCGTCGCGCTCGGTCTGCTCCGGGAACCGGCGTCGGTCGGGGCGGACGTGGTCGTCGGCGAGGCGGGCGCGCTCGGCCTCCCGACGGCCTACGGGATGGGGCTCGGGCTGTTCGCCTGCCGCGAGAAGTTCCTCCGGCAGGTGCCCGGTCGGCTCGTCGGCGCGAGCGAGGACGCCGCCGGGATGCGCGCGTACACCCTGACGCTCCAGACCAGAGAGCAGCACATCCGCAAGCAGCGGGCGACCTCGAACATCTGCACGAACCAGGCGTGGGTCGCGCTCCGGACCGCGATGCACCTCGCGATGCTCGGGGCGTCCGGGCTCGCGGACCTCGCGGAGGACTGCGTCCGGAACGCCCGCGACCTCGCCGCCGACCTGGACGGGATCGAGGGCGTGACCGCGCCGCTGCACGACCGCCACCACGTCCGCGAGTTCGCGGTCGGCGTCGACGGGGCGCCCGCCGTCGCCGAGGGCCTCCGGGAGGCCGGCTACGCGGTCCACGTCCTCGACGACGACACGCTGCAGGTCTGTGTCACCGACCTGAACGCCGGGGAGGCCGACGGGCTGGTCGCGGCGTTCGCGGAGGTGACGGGCCGATGA
- the aceA gene encoding isocitrate lyase has product MNPTELETDTYVRDVDNPKGRELREKLDEQEFVFAPGLYHALDARLAEMAGLDAAYMSGYSTVLGQFGFPDLEMVTMTEMVENAKRIVEATTLPVVADCDTGYGGTHNVRRAVREYEKAGVAAVHIEDQTTPKRCGHIAGKRIVSREEARSRFEAAVDARQSEDTVVIARTDAYGSANGDWEEHLERGRIYADAGVDLVWPEMPDPSREDAVAYAETIHETHPELKLAFNYSSSFAWSEEDDPLTFRELGDLGYEYIFITLFGLHSGAHSVYEDFAKLAEADEEAQFDLEERYLGHETESHHELSFVDRFQEIETRFDPEARERIESSEGFSDEQSDPISSGGTGEESAPAESDEEPVPSESDD; this is encoded by the coding sequence ATGAACCCCACCGAACTCGAAACCGACACGTACGTCCGCGACGTCGACAACCCGAAGGGCCGCGAACTGCGCGAGAAGCTCGACGAACAGGAGTTCGTCTTCGCGCCCGGGCTGTACCACGCGCTCGACGCCCGCCTCGCCGAGATGGCGGGGCTCGACGCCGCCTACATGAGCGGCTACTCGACGGTCCTCGGCCAGTTCGGCTTCCCGGACCTGGAGATGGTGACGATGACCGAGATGGTCGAGAACGCGAAGCGCATCGTCGAGGCGACGACGCTCCCCGTCGTCGCCGACTGCGACACCGGCTACGGCGGCACGCACAACGTCCGTCGGGCCGTGCGCGAGTACGAGAAGGCCGGCGTCGCCGCCGTCCACATCGAGGACCAGACGACGCCCAAGCGCTGTGGCCACATCGCGGGCAAGCGGATCGTGTCCCGCGAGGAGGCCCGCTCCCGGTTCGAGGCCGCCGTCGACGCCCGGCAGTCCGAGGACACCGTCGTCATCGCCCGCACCGACGCCTACGGCTCCGCGAACGGCGACTGGGAGGAGCACCTCGAACGCGGCCGCATCTACGCCGACGCCGGCGTCGACCTGGTCTGGCCGGAGATGCCCGACCCATCGCGCGAGGACGCGGTCGCGTACGCCGAGACGATCCACGAGACGCACCCGGAGCTGAAGCTGGCGTTCAACTACTCCTCCTCGTTCGCGTGGAGCGAGGAGGACGACCCGCTCACGTTCCGGGAACTGGGCGACCTCGGCTACGAGTACATCTTCATCACGCTGTTCGGGCTCCACTCGGGCGCCCACAGCGTGTACGAGGACTTCGCGAAGCTCGCGGAGGCCGACGAGGAGGCGCAGTTCGACCTCGAGGAGCGGTACCTCGGCCACGAGACCGAGAGCCACCACGAGCTCTCGTTCGTCGACCGGTTCCAGGAGATCGAGACGCGGTTCGACCCCGAGGCGCGCGAGCGCATCGAGTCCTCGGAGGGCTTCAGCGACGAGCAGTCGGACCCCATCTCCTCCGGGGGAACGGGCGAGGAGTCCGCCCCCGCGGAGTCCGACGAGGAGCCCGTGCCGTCGGAGTCGGACGACTGA
- the gcvT gene encoding glycine cleavage system aminomethyltransferase GcvT, translating into MTLRKPPLRDVHAERGASFTEFGGWDMPVEFDSIRVEHEAVREAAGVFDVSHMGEIEVVGPDATALMGRLTTNDVTALEPGDAQYSAICREDGVMLDDTVVYRLPDEGGEDAYLFVPNAGHDEEAYDRWVTHRDDADLDAEVRNVTEDWAMLAVQGPDAPDLVADEADADVLDLSKFTATFARVAGVECWVARTGYTGEDGFELVCPWGDAEAVWSAFAAECQPCGLGARDTLRIEQGFLLSGQDFHPGEEPHTPYEAGIGFVVDLDTEFVGRDALGEQKGGGIEESFVGIELRERGVARHGYDVTDEEGDVVGRVTSGTMSPTLGKAVALGYVPTDLADPGAPVHVVVRGEEKRATVVDTPFE; encoded by the coding sequence ATGACCTTACGGAAGCCGCCGCTGCGCGACGTCCACGCCGAACGCGGCGCGTCGTTCACCGAGTTCGGCGGCTGGGACATGCCGGTGGAGTTCGACTCCATCAGGGTGGAGCACGAGGCCGTGCGCGAGGCGGCCGGCGTCTTCGACGTCTCCCACATGGGCGAGATCGAGGTCGTCGGGCCGGACGCCACGGCGCTGATGGGGCGGCTCACCACCAACGACGTCACCGCGCTGGAACCGGGCGACGCGCAGTACTCGGCCATCTGCCGCGAGGACGGCGTCATGCTGGACGACACGGTCGTCTACCGATTGCCCGATGAGGGCGGGGAAGACGCGTACCTGTTCGTCCCGAACGCTGGGCACGACGAGGAGGCGTACGACCGGTGGGTCACCCACCGCGACGACGCCGACCTCGACGCCGAGGTGCGGAACGTCACGGAGGACTGGGCGATGCTCGCGGTCCAGGGCCCCGACGCGCCGGACCTGGTCGCGGACGAGGCCGACGCGGACGTCCTCGACCTCTCGAAGTTCACGGCGACGTTTGCCCGCGTCGCGGGCGTCGAGTGCTGGGTGGCCCGGACCGGCTACACCGGCGAGGACGGCTTCGAACTGGTCTGCCCGTGGGGCGACGCGGAGGCGGTCTGGTCGGCGTTCGCGGCGGAGTGCCAGCCCTGCGGGCTCGGCGCCCGCGACACGCTCCGCATCGAGCAGGGGTTCCTCCTCTCCGGGCAGGACTTCCACCCCGGGGAGGAACCGCACACCCCCTACGAGGCAGGCATCGGGTTCGTCGTCGACCTCGACACGGAGTTCGTCGGCCGCGACGCGCTGGGCGAGCAGAAGGGGGGCGGGATCGAGGAGTCGTTCGTCGGCATCGAACTGCGGGAGCGGGGGGTCGCCCGCCACGGCTACGACGTCACCGACGAGGAGGGCGACGTCGTCGGCCGGGTCACCAGCGGCACGATGAGCCCCACGCTCGGCAAGGCGGTCGCGCTCGGCTACGTCCCGACCGACCTCGCCGACCCGGGAGCGCCGGTGCACGTCGTCGTCAGGGGCGAGGAGAAGCGGGCGACCGTCGTCGATACGCCGTTCGAGTGA
- a CDS encoding DUF1059 domain-containing protein, whose translation MAYKVNCGQDDGFMVQSEDESEVVSIVKRHAQEKHDMDVSDDDARGMIEET comes from the coding sequence ATGGCGTACAAGGTAAACTGCGGGCAGGACGACGGCTTCATGGTACAGTCCGAGGACGAAAGCGAGGTCGTCTCCATCGTCAAGCGGCACGCGCAGGAGAAACACGACATGGACGTGAGCGACGACGACGCGCGGGGGATGATCGAGGAGACGTAG
- a CDS encoding iron-sulfur cluster assembly protein, producing MGADARPAVTSERARRRLRRVTDPELDESIVDLGYLDEVAVDGGRVAVSFTLPTAWCSPAFAWMMATDVRDELDALRDVRDVRVNLRDHVHADEITTGVNDRRSFAETFPDAEDGVSAVRAKLDDKARLARQHEAVGALLEAGLSREQIVSLTPADLDGVGRPAADVAGAPDRSPDGDRESPDDDLACLALRDGAVHVAVEAGPLVRYLEKARETGFLADVDDPLFGTPDGEALTAERFDDVRARTRLASVNMSGQGGVCDALNEARRSKLGRKER from the coding sequence ATGGGCGCCGACGCACGGCCCGCCGTCACCAGCGAGCGGGCGCGACGACGGCTCCGGCGGGTCACGGACCCGGAGCTCGACGAGTCGATCGTCGACCTCGGCTACCTCGACGAGGTCGCCGTCGACGGCGGCCGCGTGGCGGTGTCGTTCACGCTGCCGACCGCGTGGTGTTCGCCCGCGTTCGCCTGGATGATGGCGACGGACGTCCGGGACGAACTGGACGCGCTACGGGACGTCCGTGACGTCCGGGTGAACCTCCGCGATCACGTGCACGCCGACGAGATAACGACGGGCGTGAACGACCGCCGCTCGTTCGCCGAGACGTTTCCCGACGCCGAGGACGGCGTCTCGGCGGTCCGGGCGAAGCTGGACGACAAGGCACGGCTCGCCCGCCAGCACGAGGCGGTCGGGGCGCTCCTCGAAGCCGGCCTGTCGCGGGAGCAGATCGTGTCGCTCACCCCGGCCGACCTCGACGGGGTCGGCCGCCCCGCCGCGGACGTGGCCGGGGCGCCGGACCGGTCGCCCGATGGGGACCGTGAGTCGCCGGACGACGACTTGGCGTGCCTGGCGCTCCGCGACGGAGCGGTTCACGTCGCCGTCGAGGCGGGGCCGCTCGTTCGGTACCTCGAGAAGGCGCGGGAGACCGGGTTCCTCGCGGACGTGGACGACCCCCTGTTCGGGACGCCGGACGGGGAGGCGCTCACCGCCGAGCGGTTCGACGACGTCCGTGCCCGTACCAGGCTGGCGTCGGTGAACATGAGCGGGCAAGGCGGGGTCTGTGACGCGCTCAACGAAGCACGTCGGTCGAAACTCGGCCGGAAGGAGCGGTGA
- a CDS encoding amidohydrolase family protein — protein MYEHEGEDVFVVDSHIHLWDASEENVKSDGGEQFIQCFYDYHTGFTPEGEQWSLEEYRKYGPERMARDLFGNAAVDMGIFQPTYLNDFYHTGFNTVDDNAELAEQYPERFLLNGRFDPRDGEPGLRELERQKEEYDVQGVKLYTAEWRGDSKGWRLDSEEAFEFLDKCAELGIENIHPHKGPTIRPLNRDAFDVGDVDDAATSFPELNFVVEHVGLPRLDDFCWIAAQEPNVYGGLAVAAPLAVHRPRKFGEIMGELLFWLGEDRLLFGSDYALWNPDWLVETVMNAELTEEQRDEYGVEFDLETKRKIMGENAAELYDIDIEERKRRFEDDAASREFGIGDGYAAAD, from the coding sequence ATGTACGAGCACGAAGGGGAGGACGTCTTCGTCGTCGACTCCCACATCCACCTGTGGGACGCGAGCGAGGAGAACGTGAAGTCGGACGGCGGTGAACAGTTCATCCAGTGCTTCTACGACTACCACACGGGATTCACGCCGGAGGGGGAACAGTGGTCCCTCGAGGAGTACCGGAAGTACGGACCCGAGCGGATGGCGAGGGACCTCTTCGGGAACGCCGCGGTGGACATGGGCATCTTCCAGCCGACGTACCTGAACGACTTCTATCACACCGGGTTCAACACCGTCGACGACAACGCCGAACTGGCCGAGCAGTATCCGGAGCGCTTCCTGCTCAACGGCCGGTTCGACCCGCGCGACGGCGAGCCGGGGCTCCGCGAGCTCGAGCGCCAGAAGGAGGAGTACGACGTCCAGGGCGTGAAACTGTACACCGCCGAGTGGCGCGGGGACTCGAAGGGATGGCGGCTCGACTCCGAGGAGGCGTTCGAGTTCCTCGACAAGTGTGCGGAACTCGGCATCGAGAACATCCACCCGCACAAGGGGCCGACGATCCGCCCGCTGAACCGCGACGCCTTCGACGTCGGCGACGTCGACGACGCCGCCACCTCGTTCCCGGAACTGAACTTCGTCGTCGAGCACGTCGGGCTCCCGCGGCTGGACGACTTCTGCTGGATCGCCGCCCAGGAGCCGAACGTCTACGGCGGCCTCGCGGTCGCTGCGCCGCTGGCGGTCCACCGCCCGCGGAAGTTCGGCGAGATCATGGGCGAGCTCCTCTTCTGGCTCGGGGAGGACCGCCTGCTGTTCGGCTCGGACTACGCCCTGTGGAACCCCGACTGGCTCGTCGAGACCGTGATGAACGCCGAGCTCACCGAGGAGCAGCGCGACGAGTACGGCGTCGAGTTCGACCTCGAGACGAAGCGGAAGATCATGGGCGAGAACGCCGCCGAACTCTACGACATCGACATCGAGGAGAGGAAACGCCGGTTCGAGGACGACGCGGCGAGCCGCGAGTTCGGGATCGGCGACGGCTACGCCGCCGCCGACTGA
- a CDS encoding metallophosphoesterase family protein, protein MHVQELADRRLFSSERSAHDLAYETLTGDERCVARFDRPRSAVPRRLAVVSDPHVAGDERGTWKLFHRTRERFRATLADVEALGVDALVVPGDLTKDGEAENLDWTEAALDDVDVPVLAVPGNHDVKGFPVSAFEERFTEDGFPVRLRLDGLDVVGLNSAMCPDEGDDPELDVVSEDQLEWLEATLPDATDPIVVTHHNLPGLEAHVGGDGWAPHPPVGNADALAEVLSAHDVPLHLSGHVHLLSLTRPRGVRGLIAPSLASFPQSYLLLDVDATGTTVRCRTAATRADVEESYEEGLAHSPRSTVISELNAEQLRRLPLVDERTDPTPEIDPIRTDGPDAGPDGGAS, encoded by the coding sequence ATGCACGTTCAGGAACTCGCCGACCGTCGACTGTTTTCGAGCGAGCGGTCCGCTCACGACCTCGCCTACGAGACCCTCACGGGGGACGAGCGGTGCGTCGCCCGCTTCGATCGACCGCGGAGCGCGGTTCCCCGGCGGCTCGCCGTCGTCTCCGACCCCCACGTCGCCGGAGACGAGCGCGGGACGTGGAAGCTGTTCCACCGAACCCGCGAACGGTTCCGGGCGACGCTCGCCGACGTCGAGGCGCTCGGGGTCGACGCCCTCGTCGTCCCCGGCGACCTCACGAAGGACGGGGAGGCCGAGAACCTCGACTGGACGGAGGCGGCGCTCGACGACGTCGACGTTCCGGTCCTCGCAGTTCCCGGCAACCACGACGTGAAGGGGTTCCCCGTCTCGGCGTTCGAGGAACGGTTCACCGAGGACGGGTTCCCGGTCCGCCTGCGCCTCGACGGCCTCGACGTCGTCGGCCTGAACAGTGCGATGTGCCCGGACGAGGGAGATGACCCCGAACTGGACGTCGTCTCCGAGGACCAGTTGGAGTGGCTCGAGGCGACGCTGCCGGACGCGACCGATCCGATCGTCGTGACCCACCACAACCTGCCGGGGCTCGAAGCACACGTCGGCGGCGACGGCTGGGCCCCCCACCCGCCGGTCGGGAACGCCGACGCCCTGGCGGAGGTCCTCTCGGCCCACGACGTCCCCCTCCACCTCTCGGGGCACGTCCACCTCCTGTCGCTCACCCGACCCCGGGGCGTCCGCGGCCTGATCGCGCCGTCGCTCGCCTCGTTTCCCCAGTCGTACCTCCTCCTGGACGTCGACGCGACCGGCACGACGGTACGGTGTCGGACCGCCGCGACCAGGGCGGACGTCGAGGAGTCCTACGAGGAGGGACTGGCCCACTCCCCGCGCAGCACCGTCATCTCCGAACTCAACGCCGAACAGCTCCGGCGCCTGCCGCTCGTCGACGAGCGCACGGACCCCACGCCGGAGATCGACCCGATCCGGACGGACGGACCGGACGCTGGCCCCGACGGCGGGGCGTCCTGA
- a CDS encoding NAD(P)-dependent alcohol dehydrogenase — MQAARLHAYTDDMSEALSIDEVDRPTPTEPGGVVVEIEGAGWCQTDNHVIEGMWTEYVPQELPMTLGHENAGRVAEVGESVTTVEVGDPVVCHPVMTCGTCRPCRQGEDMYCENVQFPGLTTDGGFAEFLLTNERAVVPLPDGVDTTDVAPHADAGITAYHAVKKATRELNPGDAAVVVGIGGLGHIGLQCLDAMSAADVVALDVKPEARDLAAELGADLTVDPTAEDVAAVVDDFTDGVGAHQVLDFVGADETTALAPDVLAQGGSHHVVGYGGHVHEPAQSLVDGEIAYRGTLVGRYAELQELVALVERGAVELRTTRYGLDEVNEVAERLEHGEIEGRAVIVP, encoded by the coding sequence ATGCAGGCCGCGAGACTCCACGCCTACACCGACGACATGAGCGAGGCCCTCAGCATCGACGAGGTCGACCGGCCGACGCCGACCGAGCCCGGCGGGGTCGTCGTCGAGATCGAGGGGGCGGGGTGGTGCCAGACGGACAACCACGTCATCGAGGGGATGTGGACCGAGTACGTCCCCCAGGAGCTCCCGATGACGCTCGGCCACGAGAACGCGGGGAGGGTGGCGGAGGTCGGCGAGTCGGTGACGACCGTCGAGGTCGGCGACCCGGTCGTCTGCCACCCGGTGATGACGTGCGGGACGTGCCGCCCGTGTCGGCAGGGCGAGGACATGTACTGCGAGAACGTCCAGTTCCCGGGCCTCACCACCGACGGCGGCTTCGCCGAGTTCCTCCTGACGAACGAGCGCGCGGTCGTCCCCCTCCCGGACGGCGTCGATACGACGGACGTCGCGCCCCACGCGGACGCGGGAATCACCGCCTACCACGCCGTCAAGAAGGCGACCCGCGAACTCAACCCCGGCGACGCCGCGGTCGTCGTGGGGATCGGCGGGCTCGGCCACATCGGCCTCCAGTGTCTCGACGCGATGAGCGCCGCGGACGTCGTCGCGCTCGACGTGAAACCGGAAGCGCGCGATCTGGCCGCGGAACTCGGCGCGGACCTCACGGTCGACCCGACCGCCGAGGACGTGGCCGCGGTCGTCGACGACTTCACGGACGGCGTCGGCGCCCACCAGGTGCTCGACTTCGTCGGCGCCGACGAGACGACGGCGCTCGCGCCCGACGTCCTCGCCCAGGGCGGCTCACACCACGTCGTCGGCTACGGCGGGCACGTCCACGAGCCGGCCCAGTCGCTCGTCGACGGCGAGATCGCGTACCGCGGGACGCTCGTCGGGCGGTACGCCGAACTCCAGGAACTCGTCGCGCTCGTCGAGCGGGGGGCGGTCGAACTGCGGACGACGCGGTACGGGCTCGACGAGGTGAACGAGGTCGCGGAGCGGCTCGAACACGGCGAGATCGAGGGGCGGGCCGTCATCGTCCCGTAG
- the gcvPB gene encoding aminomethyl-transferring glycine dehydrogenase subunit GcvPB, whose amino-acid sequence MNHDQARYGDDERYEPLLSEKDGKEVDPGEGSILPDGLTRDSLELPELSEPELARHYTRLSQMNWSVESGPYPLGSCTMKYNPTFTEVVAADPNAAVHPDRDPSTVQGTLELLHGLQEYLAEVGGMDAVTLQPPAGAAGEFAGITVAKAYHDANGNDRNEVVVPASAHGTNFATAAMAGYDVVELPSDEDGRVDVEALAAAVSEDTAALMLTNPNTVGLFERDIEEIAGIVHDAGGLLYYDGANLNALLGRARPGDMGFDVMHYNVHKTFATPHGGGGPGAGPVGVVEELAEFLPRPQVREAPTAADGDAGDGGDEVEYELFDPERSVGKVHGFQGNWLVLVKAYAYIHRLGHEGLLDASAKAVLNANYLAELVEFDVPYGPFHHEFAATAGDRDAADVAKRMLDYGVHPPTTKWPEMVPEAMLTEPTEAESKSSLEDLAAAFNAAAADADGELASAPSKTTARRIDQAGAARNPRLSWRALDGE is encoded by the coding sequence GTGAACCACGATCAGGCCCGCTACGGCGACGACGAGCGCTACGAGCCGCTGCTCTCCGAGAAGGACGGGAAGGAGGTCGACCCGGGCGAGGGCTCGATCCTCCCCGACGGGCTGACGCGGGACTCGCTAGAACTGCCGGAGCTCTCGGAGCCGGAGCTGGCCCGCCACTACACCCGGCTCTCCCAGATGAACTGGAGCGTCGAGTCCGGGCCCTACCCGCTGGGCTCGTGTACGATGAAGTACAACCCGACGTTCACGGAGGTCGTCGCGGCCGACCCGAACGCGGCGGTCCACCCCGACCGCGACCCCTCGACGGTCCAGGGCACCCTGGAACTGCTCCACGGCCTGCAGGAGTACCTCGCGGAGGTCGGCGGGATGGACGCCGTGACGCTCCAGCCGCCGGCGGGCGCGGCCGGCGAGTTCGCCGGCATCACGGTCGCGAAGGCGTACCACGACGCGAACGGGAACGACCGGAACGAGGTCGTCGTCCCCGCCTCCGCACACGGGACGAACTTCGCGACCGCCGCGATGGCGGGCTACGACGTGGTCGAACTCCCCTCGGACGAGGACGGCCGGGTCGACGTCGAGGCGCTGGCGGCCGCCGTCTCCGAGGACACCGCGGCGCTCATGCTCACGAACCCGAACACGGTGGGGCTGTTCGAGCGCGACATCGAGGAGATCGCCGGGATCGTCCACGACGCGGGCGGCCTGCTCTACTACGACGGCGCGAACCTCAACGCGCTGCTGGGCCGGGCCCGCCCCGGGGACATGGGGTTCGACGTCATGCACTACAACGTCCACAAGACGTTCGCGACCCCCCACGGCGGCGGCGGTCCGGGCGCGGGCCCGGTCGGGGTCGTCGAGGAGTTGGCCGAGTTCCTCCCGCGACCGCAGGTCCGCGAGGCGCCGACCGCGGCCGACGGGGACGCCGGCGACGGGGGCGACGAGGTCGAGTACGAACTGTTCGACCCCGAGCGCTCCGTGGGGAAGGTCCACGGCTTCCAGGGGAACTGGCTCGTGCTCGTGAAGGCGTACGCGTACATCCACCGCCTCGGCCACGAGGGACTGCTCGACGCCTCCGCGAAGGCGGTGCTCAACGCGAACTACCTCGCGGAACTCGTCGAGTTCGACGTGCCGTACGGCCCGTTCCACCACGAGTTCGCCGCGACCGCCGGCGACCGCGACGCCGCCGACGTGGCAAAGCGGATGCTCGATTACGGCGTCCACCCGCCGACGACGAAGTGGCCCGAGATGGTGCCCGAGGCGATGCTCACCGAGCCGACGGAGGCCGAGAGCAAGTCCTCGCTGGAGGACCTGGCGGCGGCGTTCAACGCCGCGGCCGCGGACGCCGACGGGGAACTGGCGTCGGCCCCCTCGAAGACCACTGCCCGTCGCATCGACCAGGCGGGCGCCGCCCGGAACCCGCGGCTCTCCTGGCGGGCGCTCGACGGGGAGTAG
- the gcvH gene encoding glycine cleavage system protein GcvH, whose product MSFDVPDGNRYRESHEWVSTEPPHRVGITDFAQDELGDVVFVELPDEGEELAAGEEFGVVESIKAVSDLYAPVSGEVVAVNEALFDEPELVNEDPFGDGWMLEVDPSDESELEDLLSPDDYRDQIE is encoded by the coding sequence ATGAGCTTCGACGTGCCCGACGGAAACCGGTACCGCGAGTCCCACGAGTGGGTCTCGACCGAACCGCCCCACCGCGTCGGCATCACCGACTTCGCCCAGGACGAACTCGGCGACGTGGTGTTCGTCGAACTGCCCGACGAGGGCGAGGAACTCGCCGCGGGCGAGGAGTTCGGCGTGGTCGAGTCGATCAAGGCCGTCTCGGACCTGTACGCCCCCGTCTCCGGGGAGGTCGTCGCCGTCAACGAGGCGCTGTTCGACGAGCCGGAACTGGTCAACGAGGACCCGTTCGGCGACGGGTGGATGCTGGAGGTCGACCCGTCCGACGAGTCGGAACTGGAGGACCTGCTCTCCCCCGACGACTACCGCGACCAGATCGAGTGA